TCAAAAACCATGTTATTGAAGGCGATGATAAGACCATTCAGGGGAGAAAAAGCACTCTCTTTGATTTGAAAATCAAAATCTCCACCCTTTAATTGTTCAGTTGCTGAGAGTAAACGTGTCAAGGGCCGTGTGATAATCATAAACAGGAAGAGGAAAATGCTTCCTGTGAGGATGATCATGACGATGACGATTCCAATGGAGTACTTTTTAATATCGCGACTATAAAAATCTCCAGCAATATCAATTTTATGCAAATCCCTGAGCACGCCTTCAATCTCTTGATTAAACACTACAAGCTCGCTGGAATCAAGTATGGTGCTATAGGATTTATGTAGTTCCCTGACCTTTTCCTTGGTGGAGAGACCAGTGATCTGATCCTGATAGGAAGCAAGATTACTGATAAAAAAGTCCCGCATGAGCATGGCGGCAATTAATGTGACCAGACTGACCAGGATCATAATCTGGATTCTGAATGATGGTGCTCTTAATTTCACAAGACCAACTGCCTTTTCTCGAATGGCTCCGAGATATGTATGGGTCTGATTCTATTCCAGAAGGACATAAGATTAATTCGGTCTGTAATGCCAGGCATGTCCATTTCTTCCATAAAAGCAGAAATTCTTAAATAATAATACTTATCATCTTCCATGACTCGCATGCGACAGAATAAAGCATTTTCAATTTTAACCCACTCCTCTTTTGCAGCTTCCAGCGTGTAGACCTGCTTGGTTTCATCAACCTCGCTGCGGTAGACGTCATAGTCATCTTCTAATAGCGAATAGCGAAATTGATGCTCCCAGTTAGCCATTGCGACGATGGAATCATTTGATGCATTCACCAGATCTATCTCAAAATGAATAACTACCGTATCACCAGATTGGAGGAGCATATCAAGATCTGGAGTAAAACTCTCCATGAGGATGGCAGAACAGAAAAGCCGATCGCCTTTCACTTCCAGAATCACATCCTGAAAGTAGGGATCGGTTCCAACAAATGCCGTCAGCAAAAGCTGAGAAACGATGAGTGCACCAGCACCCAGTTTATCAGATAAGAACTGTAGCACAGGTGTGTGTCGGTCTTTTTAACGTGAGGTACATCGTGAGTGTCATATTCTGATGTCGCCTACTTGGGTTACTGGTTTATTCCAGAATTACATTCTTATTCGTGATGTCTTCCTCACGAACACGTCCTGAAGAATTAATAATTATTAAGCTCGCTCCAGGGTTGACAATGGTGTGAGACAATTGTACGACTCCCCCCTTCGTATATTCCCTGACCAGCAAAACGCCCCTGGATGTCTCCATAAAGCGAATGGTAATCGTGTAGTTTGAGCTGGGCGTGAAAAAGACCTGTTCATTGTATTCCCGTGACAGGGGTATCCCAGTAGGGGATATCACTTCTAAATCATCGGTAAGCAGGGCTGAAAATAGTGGTGAAACCACTAGGAGTATCATTCCAATACTTCTGATTAACATTTTCATATTTTCCGCCTAGTGTAATAAAAGGTGATGCCGACATCGTTAAGATATCGGCATCACAAGCATCAATTATTTAGTTCTGTTTAGAATCCAAACCAGAGGCCCAGGGACATGGTTGGAGCGCTCAGCTCAGATAATTTACCTGCACTGCCGACCAATTCATATGATTCCATTTCCTTATCAAGGGCATTATTTCCAAGTGTGGTCTTCCAGCCGTCACTGAATCCATATCCATAGAGATATCCGTATTCAGCTTTCAGTCGCATCCAGCCAGTCAATCTGATCATGACACTGGCTCGTGGATGTGCAATGGCATAATTCTTAGAAAAGTTGACAGATGTACTCTTGGTGTCGATGAGCTCATCATTTACGGTATCCCAAGTGAACTCACCATCATTCTGGGTCACATTCAAGTCGATGCCACCTAGTCCCAGCCCAACACCTCCACTAATGGTAGCCCATGAGAAGGGAGCCAGTCTCTTTTCAATGGTCAATCCACCGTAACCCATATTGAAGGTTACTTCACGCTCAACAGTTGCTGCGCTAGTTGAATGGGTAGCTGTCACTGTATTGCTCACACCACCCCAGTTTCCAAAGCCACCCAGGAACCAGCCATTACCAACATATCCCTGACCAGATCCACCCCACATAACGATTCCTTCTTCACGGAAAGGTGTTGATGAGAGACCAAGCTTGGTCATCAGGTCAACCATGTCAACGAACTCATCCTGGACCAGCATGGGTGTGAAACCACCACCACCGTAGCCACGGGAGTTTTTGCGTTTTTTCTCTTTTTTATCTTTATCAGCCATTTTCAGCTGAGTTTCTTTTTCCTTCTTTGCAGGTGCTACAAATGTTGCTACTGTGGAGTCGATTGCTTCATCTCTCCAGAAGACAATACTCACCTGATCGCCGAATTTCTTGCTACGGATTAAGCGTACGAGGTGATCCTCATAACGAACTTTTGCTCCGCCAAAAAACATGATGATATCATCTTCAATGATTCCGGCTTTATCAGCAGCTCCGTTATTAACAGTACCATTCACCAATACACCGTGGGCATATGGGTAGCGCATCTTGTATGCATCTTCAAAATCCATGTCACTTAAATAAACGCCCAGTTTGGGACGTGAATCATTATCATCATCATCTATATTGATTTTGATGCCTGTTTCCACACCAATTTCATCCAGGGCTTCTTGCACCTCCATGGCCACATCTTCAAGTTCCTGCTCCAGGTCTTGAGAGATATCGATTTGGATCTGGGTTCCACCCTCTGCAAAGGCTGGGCTTGCGATCAGTAGTGAGAATGCAAATGTCATCACTATCGCCAGAGCTCCATGGCTCGCTATGGCGATCAATGTTCCGGAGAGGTTACTCCAGGCTGCCAGATGATCTGTGTTTTTAGTCATTTTCGGGGTCCTTTCTAATCTATCGTTTTCCATTTTCATTGATTTTTCCATTTTCAATTGCTTTCCTTTAGGACAATTGCCATGCCACAATGAAAGGGACATACGATAAGTGGTAGTAATATTAGTCTCTTATACACCTATACCAGGTACTTTTTATCTAGGATCATGGGGTCAATTTAGCATCATTCTGATATAGCGCCATATCAGAATGATATGTGCCTGTTTTTAATTGGAAAATCTTTTACTTTATTTGGTGTGGGAATGGCTGGGAAACGCCTTACTAGTGGGCTGTTTGTGAAGGATAACTGATTGCGTTTACCCACTCAATTCTTGTACCAATTCACTGAGAAGTTTGGCAAAATCCTCACGCACGCGAATGCCTGTTTCCATGACCTCTTCATGATTCAAGGGTTGATCCAGGATTCCAGCGGCG
The window above is part of the Candidatus Neomarinimicrobiota bacterium genome. Proteins encoded here:
- a CDS encoding PDZ domain-containing protein, with the protein product MTKNTDHLAAWSNLSGTLIAIASHGALAIVMTFAFSLLIASPAFAEGGTQIQIDISQDLEQELEDVAMEVQEALDEIGVETGIKINIDDDDNDSRPKLGVYLSDMDFEDAYKMRYPYAHGVLVNGTVNNGAADKAGIIEDDIIMFFGGAKVRYEDHLVRLIRSKKFGDQVSIVFWRDEAIDSTVATFVAPAKKEKETQLKMADKDKKEKKRKNSRGYGGGGFTPMLVQDEFVDMVDLMTKLGLSSTPFREEGIVMWGGSGQGYVGNGWFLGGFGNWGGVSNTVTATHSTSAATVEREVTFNMGYGGLTIEKRLAPFSWATISGGVGLGLGGIDLNVTQNDGEFTWDTVNDELIDTKSTSVNFSKNYAIAHPRASVMIRLTGWMRLKAEYGYLYGYGFSDGWKTTLGNNALDKEMESYELVGSAGKLSELSAPTMSLGLWFGF
- a CDS encoding DUF4390 domain-containing protein, encoding MLQFLSDKLGAGALIVSQLLLTAFVGTDPYFQDVILEVKGDRLFCSAILMESFTPDLDMLLQSGDTVVIHFEIDLVNASNDSIVAMANWEHQFRYSLLEDDYDVYRSEVDETKQVYTLEAAKEEWVKIENALFCRMRVMEDDKYYYLRISAFMEEMDMPGITDRINLMSFWNRIRPIHISEPFEKRQLVL